A stretch of Rhizobium sp. TH2 DNA encodes these proteins:
- a CDS encoding prephenate/arogenate dehydrogenase family protein — translation MSDVEFNKIALVGIGLIGSSLARAIAEKGLAKEIAISTRSEATLARARELGLGTSYHASARDAVGDADLVIVSVPVGASGAVAADIAPALKPGAIISDVGSTKASVINQMKPHMPDGVHFIAGHPVAGTEYSGPDAGFATLFEGRWCILTPTPDADPTQVARLRHFWETLGSLVEEMDAEHHDKVLAIVSHLPHIIAYNIVGTAEDLETVTESEVIKYSASGFRDFTRLAASDPVMWRDVCLHNKDAILEMLSRFSEDLAYLQRAIRWGEGDKLFELFTRTRDVRRSIIEAGQDVAAPNFGRYPEK, via the coding sequence ATGAGTGACGTAGAGTTCAACAAGATCGCCCTGGTCGGCATAGGCCTGATCGGCTCCTCGCTTGCGCGGGCGATTGCTGAAAAGGGCCTGGCGAAGGAAATCGCCATTTCCACCCGCAGCGAGGCGACGCTTGCCCGCGCTAGAGAACTCGGCCTGGGTACCAGCTATCACGCCAGCGCCCGAGACGCGGTCGGGGATGCCGATCTCGTCATCGTCTCGGTGCCGGTCGGCGCGTCGGGCGCGGTCGCAGCCGATATCGCACCGGCGCTGAAGCCGGGCGCCATCATCAGCGACGTCGGTTCCACCAAGGCCTCGGTCATCAACCAGATGAAGCCGCATATGCCTGATGGCGTGCATTTCATCGCCGGCCATCCGGTTGCCGGTACCGAATATTCCGGCCCGGATGCCGGCTTTGCGACGCTGTTCGAAGGCCGCTGGTGCATCCTCACTCCGACCCCCGATGCCGATCCGACTCAGGTCGCGAGGCTCAGGCATTTCTGGGAGACGCTCGGCTCCCTCGTCGAGGAGATGGACGCGGAGCATCATGACAAGGTGCTGGCGATCGTCTCCCACCTGCCGCACATCATCGCCTACAATATCGTCGGCACCGCCGAGGATCTCGAGACGGTGACGGAATCGGAAGTGATCAAATATTCCGCATCGGGTTTCCGCGATTTCACTCGCCTTGCCGCCTCCGATCCGGTGATGTGGCGTGATGTCTGCCTGCACAACAAGGATGCGATCCTTGAAATGCTGTCGCGGTTTTCGGAAGATCTCGCCTATCTGCAGCGGGCCATCCGCTGGGGCGAGGGCGACAAGCTGTTCGAACTCTTCACCCGCACCCGCGATGTCCGCCGCTCGATCATCGAAGCCGGCCAGGACGTGGCCGCGCCGAACTTCGGACGTTATCCAGAAAAGTAA
- a CDS encoding GNAT family N-acetyltransferase encodes MQLAHGEIGTTRQRPAPSLSIEAGRPGRALSIYAPQAGYDLQEELDFLSNRAMEPNVFFTSRFLAPAMPRLEDREIRLAVVRDETDGKSRLRFLMPFSVERPGFSIGAPIIRAWSNSYGPLGTPLVDAEGAAETIDNFLDALGREESRLPSVLVLPDIRLNGQFAQVARAIAMSRNLPITTTNEQSRPMLDSLLDGDAYLKASIKSSHMREMRRQWGLIEKLGTVKYEIARQPRDVRMRMEEFLMLEASGWKGKKRSAMLSDRLRAAFAREAVNNLAEIDAARIHTIDLDGQAIASMIVLMMNGEAYTWKTAFNEELSRFSPGKLLVAQLTDWHLDDANIVRTDSCAIPDHPIMSRLWKEREAMGTLIIGLRENSDREVRQVGTQLHLYQNTRNVAKMIRQKIMSLGRK; translated from the coding sequence ATGCAGCTTGCGCATGGCGAGATTGGCACGACACGGCAGCGCCCGGCGCCGTCGCTTTCGATCGAGGCGGGACGTCCCGGCCGCGCCCTGTCGATCTATGCGCCGCAGGCCGGCTACGACCTGCAGGAAGAGCTCGATTTCCTCTCGAACCGGGCGATGGAGCCGAATGTCTTCTTCACCAGCCGTTTCCTGGCGCCCGCCATGCCCCGGCTGGAGGACCGCGAGATCAGGCTCGCCGTCGTCCGCGACGAGACGGACGGCAAGAGCCGGCTGCGTTTCCTGATGCCCTTCTCGGTCGAGCGTCCCGGCTTCTCGATCGGCGCGCCGATCATCCGCGCCTGGTCGAATTCCTATGGCCCGCTCGGCACGCCGCTGGTTGATGCCGAAGGTGCGGCCGAGACGATCGACAATTTTCTCGATGCGCTCGGCCGCGAGGAAAGCCGGCTGCCGAGTGTGCTTGTCCTGCCCGACATCCGACTTAACGGCCAGTTCGCCCAGGTGGCGCGCGCGATCGCCATGTCGCGCAACCTGCCGATCACCACGACCAACGAGCAGAGCAGGCCGATGCTCGACAGCCTGCTCGATGGCGACGCCTATCTCAAAGCCTCTATCAAATCGTCGCACATGCGCGAGATGCGCAGGCAGTGGGGTCTGATCGAAAAGCTCGGCACGGTGAAATACGAGATCGCCCGCCAGCCCAGAGATGTCCGCATGCGCATGGAAGAGTTCCTGATGCTCGAAGCGAGCGGCTGGAAGGGCAAGAAGCGCAGCGCGATGCTATCCGACCGCCTGCGTGCCGCCTTCGCCCGTGAGGCGGTGAACAATCTCGCCGAGATCGACGCCGCGCGCATCCACACGATCGATCTCGACGGCCAGGCGATCGCCTCGATGATCGTGCTGATGATGAACGGCGAAGCCTATACCTGGAAGACCGCCTTCAACGAGGAGCTTTCGCGCTTCTCGCCCGGTAAGCTGCTGGTCGCCCAGCTGACCGACTGGCACCTCGATGATGCCAATATCGTGCGCACGGATTCCTGCGCCATCCCCGATCATCCCATCATGAGCCGGCTCTGGAAGGAGCGCGAGGCGATGGGCACGCTGATCATCGGGCTCAGGGAAAATTCCGACCGCGAAGTGCGCCAGGTCGGAACGCAGTTGCATCTCTACCAGAACACCCGCAACGTGGCGAAGATGATCCGCCAGAAGATCATGTCTCTGGGTAGGAAGTAA